TAGGGTTGTCTTGCATTTAAGCCTAAAGTCATTACCAAGTTCAACAAAGTCATTATCCTCCAGCACATCATCGATGGTGTCATCCGCGTCCAGCAAGCCCAGGCCCTGGCACCTGCGCACTAAGAACCGCGTCTCCTTCACAGACTTGATGCCGCCGTTGTCCGGTTTGTTCTTTATGTACCGCTTCAGCGCTTCCTGTCCGAGCCACTGGATGCTGTTGGAGGTGTCCCGGCAGGCCACTGCCACCCATTCATCTCGGATGTGGACGGTAAAGCGAGGCATTGCGGGTCAGCGAGGCTCGGCCGCAGTGAGCGCTGCGCTCTGGGCTCCCAGGTTCCACCTTCAGCCGAACGCCTCCCCAACACCAATCAGATGCGAGCTGAGGGAGGCACGCCTCGCCGGAATAGcaccttttgttgttgttgttttttttcttctttagagACCAGTGACCTCCAAAGGTCGTTCACATAGATGTTTGATCTCATCGACCAAATGCGGTTACAACAAGCCAAGGGGGAGGAGGCCTTACACGGGGATGTGCTCCAGTTTGAGGGAAAATGACTGTTGTAGCAGAAATTATTAACCCTGGCAAAATGAAGTTAGAGAATCACTATGTGAATATCTTTtgtaattatgacaattaataTTCAGGAAGGTCTTATACGATCACATGATTCCAGAACCATTTTtgctaaatctttaaaaactcaaatgaGGCACGCCGGTGGCACTACCTATGAAGGGTGGCCTCGGTCCTAGACGCAGCCTGTCACGGGTTCGAGTCCCGGCCAAGTCTTCCCACCTACCCTACCTGTGAGGTAAAGGCCgctacaacaaaaataaaagaacctgCTAAAACTGTTAGCACATTCATGTAATTATAAATGAATCGTTTTAGACTGCCTTTCTCCCAGAATAAACATAGTGTCAGAAAAaccatttttcaaacaaatatttattcaaaagtcaaacactGATCACTTCGGTCCAGTTTCCCCCCCATTATTTGTATCAACTTACTGCGTCGGGGCTCATTTTTCATGTTGCCTCTGAGGTGGAGATGTGAACCTTCAGATCTGGTTGACAACCTTGCAGGATTCCGGGGGGCTGGTGCCGAGTGTCATTGGGCAAGAGGTGGGGTTGATAGTCCATCACAGGGAAAGACATAGACTTGCAGGACAAAcaactgcacacacacaccccccacccacccccccccacacacacacaaacataggCACACATAAGGGCAATTCAGAAAGAGCGAGATTCTGGAGTTCCCAGAGAGAATatgaacaaacaggaaaaacatgcaaacacaacGCAGAAAGACTCCAGGACCTTCAACAATGTTACCTACTGACGCATTGATAAAATAtgcaatgtaaaataataataataataataataatacaatcaTGATGCAACGAAAACTGTTATCCAGTATTGTGTGACGCACAAACCTTAAACTTCATTCAAACTGCTGATTCAGTTCCAGATATTTTCTGGATTCATTTGATTCCTGTCCTCTTTTTACCGCTGCTGTCTCCTCCACCCTTTGATGAATGAACATCCATAACTTGCTGTACATTTATCAATAGGCAGTCTGGGGTGATTGTACTGCAGCATCAGCCTGTGTAGTCAGCTTCAGAGCAGGTTGTTTGCAAACTAGAGGTCATAATCATACAAGCAATGCAATTTAACTaaatgaaaagatgaaagagaaagttgttttctttctttcactgtTGCGTCTTAATTTCACCAGGAAATCTGCCAGAGAAGAATCTCAACAAGATTGAAACTTAAGCAGGGAACGATTATTCTGAAACTTACCCTTGTTGGCACATTAGAAACTTccagaaactattttttttttctgttcaaatttcTATATCTGAAAAGACATAATTGTCATTTTCAACAGATTAACGAGCACAATGTCTCTGCCTGCTGGACCGCATGGTTTTCATCATGTTATATAATTCAAtgtaaagaaaagtttttttctgctttgatcACTTATCTGTAGTGTTAAATAGGTCTGGGCACATAAAGCTTCTTCAACACTTTATGCATCACATAAAACTGCTGGAAAATGTTTCACCTGACGAAGCTGTAAGTGCTCAACAGTGCCCCCTGCTGATCAAATGACTACAATAAATTGTCAAGTCTCATCGTCACTTGCTGGATGGTTAAATCTTTGAAGTTGTTGCTTTCTGGAGATCTGAATCCACACGAGTATAAATTTATCTTTAATACATGTATTTCCGATATATTTAGAGTGAGTAGGGCTAAATAACCCATCAAAGAACCCTAGACTACAGGTGTTTTACTgcaaatataaatgaaatatatatattttgtaaaccTATGTTTTAGGTTGCCCTGCTTTGTTCCATACCTTTTCTTAAATGGATTGCGATTTGCATTAGCATACACTTGATGAAATAACCCAAACGTCTAAATATACATTGTAACAtaaactgtaatgttttcttAACTTGTTACCTGAAAATAATATGATCAGAGTATAGAGACACCGGGTGTGTGGAGAGTGTGGGGCATGTTTAAGATTTCCATACTGCTCTGCATTATGACTCCCTGACAGGACTGGCTTACAGTATCCAAGTATATATTCAATTTAGTTCTCTGTGTTGTtgtgttattgttattattacaCCCCAGAATTTATTTAACGTTTACTGCCTGAATTAATTTACAagtacataaaaacatgaacttctTGTATTTTTGCTGTTATGGAGATATTTCACTAAATTTGCATAGCTGGAGTACAACAAACATAATAGatttaaatgtacatatttaGGATGTACATTGGAAAATTTGGCATATAACCAAACATGCATCTCTGCACATAACAGCAACTGTTGTTAGACTTGTGGTGCTGCCCAGAGCAACAAGCCTTGTATGTATTAAAAACTACCACCTTCATAGAGCCTTTATGCTATTAACACCTTTACAGTAAAGCAGGTCAAAACTAGTAAAAAATGGATAAATGGTTTTGTTGGGTGAAGTAAAGTCAGGGTAATCCACGAACAGTGCTTTGGGGAATTAAATACTTTTAGGTAGTGTTTTATATCGTACTTTCACTTTTGCTTGAATGATATTAtaaagtattgctactcttacttgagtagaaatgaagaacaaacatgttttaaccaaaaatgcaTCAGACACAAACCAACAGTTTATCTTAAAGTGAGACTGCAGTCTACAAACTgttattttcagtcttttctgttttatatatatatatatatatatatatatatacagtacagaccaaaagtttggacacaccttttaattcaatgagtttcctttattttcatgactattgacattgtagattcacactgaaggcatcaaaactatgaataacacatgtggaaatatgcactaaacaaaaaagtgtaaaacaactgaaaacaccccttatattctagtttcttcaaagtagcaaccttttgctgtgattactgctttgcacacactctgcattttcttgatgagcttcaagaggtagtcacctgaaatggttttcacttcataggtgtgccctgtcaggttaataagtgggatttcttgccttataaatagtcatgaaaataaagaaaacccattgaattagaaaggtgtgtccaaacttttggtctgtactgtatatatataaatataaaagtgtttcttctgcctaaattttttaattatgttatttatttttgtaatattttttcatttaaaaaaaacagcatttatgtTTAGGTTTTCGTCTGTTTCTCTTTGTCTACTcttttgagtcatttcttggatggctgcttttttttttacttttacttgagtaaacaaaatacactgaattaGCGCTACTCTTACCTCAGTACAACTTTTGGCTACATTACCTACTTCGGTTCTGACgcttggaaaaataaatcaccagattttttttgtcccgTTGTAATTGCGGCAGCTTGAAGCCAACGAGGCGTTCCTGAAGGCATCACAACGCTACCGGTGATGTCAGTTCACGGACGGTAGGAGTTTCCGCCAGCGTGTGTGCCGACAGAGAGTAGGCCCACTGCTGGCCGTCGAGGAGGGGAGGAAACGTGTGTTTACACAGACGGCTAACTGCCTGGGGAATCGTAGGGGAGAGGAAGTCAGCCGGCTCTGCGTCTGCCTGCTCCAACTTCCTgctcagaaaaagaaaaagcccaGGATCCGATTTCAGTCCAGCACAACCGTGCAGACCAGGAGTCAGCATGGAAAAACAAGGGATCACGCAGTCTTCGACGTAAAGTTTCGCGGAGTGAAGAGACCCAGCCGGAGATCGCAGGTAAAGTGAATCAAAACTGGCGTTTCTTGACACAAAAGGGGTCTTTGTTGGCTATCGGGAGGTCTGCAGAGACGGGAACAATGCAGAGTGAGAAGTTCCAGCGGTGCTTATTGCCCACTTTATTAGAAAGTGTCGCGGCTACGAGCTTCTGCTTCTTGGTGAACTTCCTTTAGAAATACTTTTCTAAGAGTTTCAGGCTGTGAAAGTAGAGATTCGAGTCGGACACGGTGCCTTCTTCCGGTCCGAGCAACATCTTGAAAATGAGTCAGTGGGGCAGGAGGATGAAGCAGACCTCCGTGGGTGAATACATACACCCTCTGGAGGCTCTCTAAAGTGGAGCTCGGGACTTGACTCTCCTAAAGACCTCCACGGCGCTCCGGGAAGCTTTTCAGAGGGTTTCTGACTGCGTTTTTCCACCGACTGTGAACAGGAAGAGAGCAGATTTGGTCATGGCCAAGTAATGTCTGCATACACCATCTAATCTCATTAGGAGTTTCCGTTCAGCCAACACACTGCGTGGCTTTGTGTTCACTGAGAAAGACCTCTTCTTCATCCGAGCATCAGCAGCAGGACTCCTCatcttcacctcctcctcccccccaaaaaCCCCAGCAGAGATGTTCCTAGAAAGAGCAGCAACATGTCTCCAGATCTCCAGGCTCGCTCTAGGTTAGCACCATTCTCTTATAGATCACTGTGTCAGTCATGTTGTGAGGCTTGTGCATCAGGAAGTGCAGCATCTTCGGCCCTACAGGCGTTTCAGCTCGCTGGCCCTGAACGAACAAGCTTCACTTTGTCTTTGTCTAACAGCCACAGTGAAGTCCAGGTTCAGAGCAGGTCACTGGGTGGACCTGAGAAGACGGGACAATGATATGATCTTTTGACCTCCTCCCTCTGGGATTGGAGTGGGAAGTGTGGCCGGATCGGGGAAATGCACCCCTGCTGTGAGATCCCCTCACCTCACCATTTGTCCTTGGAAGTAGAATAGGAGGAAGTCCTGACTTTGACAGGTTTGTGGTTTCACATGGCAGACAGGAGACTCTGGGGCAACGCTTGTGTCGGAAAACCGGTCCCAGTCCTATTTGGacggtgaagaaaaaaaaaagcttctctCTTGTCACAGTTTTTCACTTGTTGCTTCTCAGATAGCATAATTGTTAAATCAATCTGTGTAAACAGTgcctttttaacattttggcaTCTTATAACCTCAAACTCCAGTGCATTTTGCAGGACCTTAAATGAATAGAACTGTGGAAAGGTTGTCAGGTTTAAAGTTGTCAATAGTCTATTGACCTGAAGAAGAAAGGCGAGACTGAAGGTCTGAATTACTTTCTCTTTAAACACCATCCACACGGTGAAAAATGGTGGTGGCACCATCATGCTGTGTGAATGGGGTTCCTCAACAGGGATAGGGAAGCTGGttagagttgatgggaagattgACGAAGGCTGAACAAAGACTCAAGATCCAGCTGGACGACTCAAAACACCCGGCCGTAGCTGCAATGGAACGGTCTATAGGTGAAAGCtcattcatgtgttagaatggcctaatcaaagttcCTAGTCTCTAAATGTGTCAAGCTGGTAAAGAAATACCCTGAAATACATACCATTATTCAGCTGAATTACAATCCATTATCAATACAccagtttattattttcttataaaCCCCAAACATATTTACTCTGTAACACAAAACCAATCGATCCTCTGTTGCTTATCTGCTAACAAACTGATCATTTGAGCTCCACATTTGTGAGAACtagatcaaaaacaaaaaaaaagcaaaatggatGCAGGATTTTTAATGCGGTCGTGTTGTTGGGGACAGAAAGCTCCTAGTCGGCAGACAGGAGCTCGGAGGCTGCACATTCCTCCATTAAAGGAATAACCCACCCTGGGCCCGTCATGCTTCCTGTGGAGAGAGGGCCAGGTTGAACCGCAGCATATTTCTGGCTTGAGCTGTTGTTcctgcttgtattttttttctctcccctgctgctgctgctacattaCACCATATTCTTTTACACACACTGTTCTATTCATGACGGCCTGCGCTCAGACGGGCCCGTCCCCCCcccccagacacacacacacacacacacacacacacaagattCAGTCTGCATGCGGCTAAGCCGTGTTGGCAGGAATACATTTGAATCAGAAAGTGAGAGTGATGCGAGTGAAAGTGTTGCCTTCCGCTGGCTGCAGGTATGGACAGCGCCATCACCCTGTGGCagttcctgctgcagctgctgctcgaCCAGAGCCACAAGCACCTGATTTGCTGGACGTCCACGGACGGCGAGTTCAAGCTCCTCAAGTCGGAGGAGGTGGCCAAGCTGTGGGGGCTGCGCAAGAACAAGACCAACATGAACTACGACAAGCTGAGCAGAGCCCTGCGCTACTACTACGACAAGGTTATTCCAGCCAATCATGAGCCGCTTACCTCTTCCTATGCAACAGTCTGACTAATTGTTCccctgcagttttttttcctttcttttttagctGAAAATTGCATTAAAAGATGGTAGTTTCTAGAAAATACTCTTTACTTCCTACTTCCTATTAGGTTGCATTCACACCAttcctgtttagtctgctttaatccaactctatTTCGTTTTCTTGGAAAGTTTGATTCGTTTGAATGCGTAATCGTACTCTGATGCAGATCTGGTCCATCTAtaaaggtgttttcacacctgatagtccgggagactcggttcgatttgggaccaaaattgcaacatttgttgcattttcactTTTGCACTACGCTgtgtaaaacaatttaaatcgTTTGAAAAACCCGTTTGGTGCAAATGGACCCTTGGTCACCaattgaaccgagtctaccgaACTATCGACTGATGCAGTTGACGCTGTAATGAAACTTCAGCCACTTTCTCTTCATTGTTGCTaatgtttgtgttgcagaacATCATCAAAAAGGTGATCGGCCAGAAGTTTGTCTATAAGTTTGTGTCCTTTCCTGAGATCCTGAAGATGGATCCGCAGGCGGTGGAGATGGGCTTAGCCTCTGGAAGGTTTCCCCTCCAAGAGGGAGACGCGCCTGAGCTGGACGTGGAGacggaagaggaggaggacagtGAGGAGGAGGTCCAAAGGAGGACCCTCGCAGCCTTGGGGGCACAGCAGTGCCAAAGGGACTACCTCCACTCAGGCCTCTACTCGTCCTTCAGAATTAGCTCCTTGCACAGGAGCCTGCGCGAGCGCCAGGACGAGCCGCGCTCCGTCATCCGCTTCGGTGCCAACACCGGCGGGAGGAGCTCCCCTCCCTCCGTCAAGTCAGAATCCTACGCCTCCCCCACGGCATCCAGACTCCCCTCGCACTCCCACTCTCCGTCCTCCTCGCCGCACACCCAGCCCAGACGAAGCTGGAGCCCCGCCGACGAGGAAGAGGACTCGGAGGACTCGGACCAGAACCCTCAGCCGCTCAATCTCTCCTCTGGGCACAGGGAGCGAGCCCTGCAGCCTCCTgagaagaggagcagcagcagtgggAGGAGTAGCAGCGGGGACCAAGGGGATGAACTTCCACCCAAAAGCAAAAAGCCGAAAGCTTTGGAGATCTCCAGCCCGTCCCTGCTCCTGGCGGGGAGCGACATCGGCTCCATCGCCCTCAACAGCCCGGCGCTGCCGTCCGGCTCCCTCACTCCTGCCTTCTTCACCGCACAGGTGAGGCGCTTATCTCAGTCACGCACAGCTATCTTAAAAAGTCCCATCAGGAAGCCCAAtgtgtgggaaaaaaagcaacaccaTTTCCTTGTTTCTAGATGCGAGTCACTGGCTTAAGAATGATGGGAAAACCCTGAGTCTGTTACGTTAGACTCCTAAGGTGTTTTCCACCCTCAAGGGGATCAAATGCTCAGACAGAAGTGACACAAGCAGCTACAACATTAAACCCACGGACAGGTGAAGCAAACGGAACAGTCAGCGGATCGAAACTGAATCCCTCTAAATCGTTCCAGACCAAAGGTCCCGCTTCCTGTCAGTCACTTTAGATGAAGCTAAACATAGTCAGAAAGGTGTTTTGATGATGCGGCTGCTGAGTGTTGTATGAGGTGAACCGGGCTCTGAATCTACCTTCACCTCTAACATGCCACAACATGTTGCCACACCCTTCTCTTTCCCACTCTCCGCACCAGTAGTCAAACCGGATTCTGTCACTTTCTTCCAGCCGAAAGCGGTCCAGCTCATAAATCACGAAAACACAAGAAAGCGGTTCCCGTCTTAACGGATGTTCTGATCAAACTTTTCCTGGCTCATATCCATTTCCAGGTTTTCGCTGAAGTCCGCCCTGCTAATTCCAGTTTTGACGGACCtaggagagaaaataaatgctgcagATGTGAATTTAGcacaaaatgaaatgatttactAGGTTATTACCTTGTACTATCAAAGGGATTTTCCTCCAACATAAAAAAGTGCATCATAGCACATTTTGTGTTCATAGATCAAAGTTTACGGGAGTTCGTAGTATTCATGCATTTAATGACtaagaaaaaatgtcagatttttcaGTGTTGGACCCAGCTGAAAGCATTTACAGCCAACTAATCCCTGAGAGCAGCAGATCTTTGCAGTGCTTTAAGAGTCCTTAATAGATCCAGATTACACTCATTCACCAcaagctattttttatttttattttcctttgctGTTCTATTTTCGTCGCTAAAACCTCTCAGTAGATAAAAGgaattgaaacaaaaattaaaaaaaatgttcgcttacaaaatgtcataa
Above is a window of Xiphophorus hellerii strain 12219 chromosome 2, Xiphophorus_hellerii-4.1, whole genome shotgun sequence DNA encoding:
- the LOC116707602 gene encoding ETS domain-containing protein Elk-3-like, with product MDSAITLWQFLLQLLLDQSHKHLICWTSTDGEFKLLKSEEVAKLWGLRKNKTNMNYDKLSRALRYYYDKNIIKKVIGQKFVYKFVSFPEILKMDPQAVEMGLASGRFPLQEGDAPELDVETEEEEDSEEEVQRRTLAALGAQQCQRDYLHSGLYSSFRISSLHRSLRERQDEPRSVIRFGANTGGRSSPPSVKSESYASPTASRLPSHSHSPSSSPHTQPRRSWSPADEEEDSEDSDQNPQPLNLSSGHRERALQPPEKRSSSSGRSSSGDQGDELPPKSKKPKALEISSPSLLLAGSDIGSIALNSPALPSGSLTPAFFTAQTPSGLLLAHSPLLSGIHFWSSLSPVAPLSPARLQGHGSLFQFPSLINGHMPVPLPNLEGTPSSLLLSPATHKS